Proteins encoded together in one Anaerotignum propionicum DSM 1682 window:
- a CDS encoding efflux RND transporter periplasmic adaptor subunit — MKKKLIKILLGVIIVTAVAGGIYSLNAPKEVPLTKVVSKTAELTFTEQGSVAGGKTIQIYPLSSGKVLSVEVKKGQHVKEGDIICVIDSEDIKEKINQTNGSIAGYKAQMQTWQAQNQSQNQSVVEKRKLQNIIIKQSEKNLELEKKDLDRLLVLYENGFISNVDLEQAESSVEQAELTLQSHQQELELISNADENSKMSDYYKALINIEESNLKLLEKELSQTNVTAVTDGVITNLPVQETNYVSAMSSVAELTATDTLFVETYVSTNDISNIALGDSVVLIIKRRDGDVTFDGTVSYIDDTANLMISPLGLEERKVKIEVTPSISLTEEKIGIGYDVDVQFLLYKEENSLAVPKTALFKDNGIDKVWIVNGRALHAIEVKTGMDLRTETVILSGLESDSFVVTDSNDEILKEGLKVVTKK; from the coding sequence ATGAAGAAAAAATTAATAAAAATATTGCTTGGTGTTATTATAGTAACGGCTGTTGCCGGTGGTATTTACTCGCTGAATGCGCCGAAAGAAGTTCCCTTAACTAAAGTTGTATCAAAAACTGCAGAGCTTACCTTTACCGAACAGGGTTCTGTTGCCGGTGGAAAAACAATTCAAATATATCCTCTAAGCTCAGGCAAAGTATTAAGCGTTGAAGTAAAAAAGGGGCAGCATGTTAAAGAGGGAGATATTATATGTGTCATAGATTCTGAGGACATTAAAGAGAAAATTAACCAAACAAACGGCTCGATAGCCGGATACAAGGCTCAGATGCAGACATGGCAAGCCCAAAACCAAAGCCAAAACCAAAGTGTCGTCGAAAAAAGAAAATTACAAAATATAATAATCAAACAAAGTGAGAAAAATTTAGAGCTGGAAAAAAAGGATCTGGATCGGCTTCTGGTACTTTATGAAAACGGTTTTATTTCCAATGTTGACTTGGAGCAGGCCGAATCATCCGTCGAGCAGGCTGAATTAACATTGCAGAGCCATCAGCAGGAATTAGAGTTGATATCAAATGCTGATGAAAACAGCAAAATGTCAGATTATTACAAGGCATTGATTAATATAGAAGAAAGCAATTTGAAACTGCTGGAAAAAGAACTTTCACAAACTAATGTCACGGCTGTTACCGATGGAGTTATTACAAACCTGCCTGTACAGGAAACAAATTATGTATCTGCCATGTCATCTGTTGCAGAGTTAACTGCCACAGATACGCTGTTTGTAGAAACATATGTATCTACAAATGACATAAGCAATATTGCTCTTGGAGATTCAGTTGTATTAATAATAAAAAGACGAGATGGAGATGTTACCTTTGACGGAACAGTTTCTTATATTGATGACACAGCAAACCTTATGATTTCTCCACTTGGATTAGAAGAAAGAAAGGTTAAGATAGAGGTAACTCCAAGTATTTCATTGACAGAAGAAAAGATTGGTATTGGGTATGATGTGGATGTACAGTTTTTACTTTACAAGGAAGAAAATAGCTTAGCCGTTCCTAAAACTGCATTATTTAAAGATAATGGAATTGATAAGGTTTGGATTGTTAATGGCAGAGCTTTGCACGCGATAGAAGTAAAAACAGGAATGGATCTACGCACCGAAACTGTAATTTTATCGGGGCTTGAATCTGATAGCTTCGTTGTGACCGATTCAAATGACGAGATTTTAAAGGAAGGTCTTAAGGTTGTTACAAAAAAATAA
- a CDS encoding P1 family peptidase, which yields MKEIKISEIKGIKIGHAQNFKGATGCTAIICEAGAVAGVDVRGSGPASRETELLKPVNMVQQIHCVMLSGGSAYGLAAGDGAMEYLEEQGVGFDVGVGVVPIVCGASLFDLVVGDPKCRPDKAMGYEACEAAGTCEPAEGNVGAGTGASVGKFLGPERMMKSGLGIHAVQIGDVQCGAVVAVNALGDVIDYDTGKRIAGIITEDKTALSSTEEVMYAEIGRKRNVFSGNTTIGCVITNAKLTKVQANKLASITHNGYAKAINPVHTSVDGDTIFVMATGEVEVGPDALGALATEVMARAICRGVKAAEPAYGLKAAKDFK from the coding sequence ATGAAGGAAATTAAAATTTCAGAAATAAAGGGAATTAAGATTGGACATGCGCAGAATTTTAAAGGTGCAACGGGATGTACTGCCATAATTTGCGAAGCTGGAGCAGTAGCGGGAGTTGATGTGCGTGGGAGCGGGCCGGCTTCCAGGGAGACAGAGCTGTTAAAGCCCGTCAATATGGTTCAGCAGATTCATTGTGTTATGCTTTCCGGCGGCAGTGCTTACGGCCTTGCGGCGGGGGACGGTGCAATGGAGTATTTGGAAGAGCAGGGAGTTGGTTTCGATGTTGGTGTTGGAGTTGTGCCTATTGTTTGCGGAGCATCCCTCTTTGATTTAGTCGTTGGCGATCCGAAATGCAGACCAGATAAAGCCATGGGTTACGAAGCTTGCGAAGCGGCAGGAACATGCGAGCCAGCGGAGGGAAATGTAGGTGCAGGAACAGGTGCATCTGTAGGCAAGTTTCTGGGTCCTGAAAGAATGATGAAAAGTGGGCTTGGAATCCACGCAGTGCAGATTGGCGATGTTCAGTGTGGGGCAGTGGTTGCGGTCAATGCTCTTGGAGATGTGATTGATTATGATACGGGAAAACGAATCGCAGGAATTATAACAGAAGATAAAACAGCTTTATCGAGCACAGAGGAAGTGATGTATGCCGAAATTGGCAGAAAGCGAAATGTTTTTTCGGGTAATACAACAATTGGTTGTGTTATAACCAATGCAAAGCTTACGAAGGTTCAGGCAAATAAGCTTGCCAGCATTACCCATAATGGGTATGCCAAGGCCATTAATCCGGTTCATACTTCTGTTGATGGAGATACGATTTTTGTTATGGCAACCGGAGAAGTGGAAGTCGGGCCGGATGCTCTTGGTGCACTCGCAACGGAAGTTATGGCAAGAGCAATCTGTCGAGGGGTAAAGGCAGCTGAACCGGCTTATGGACTGAAAGCAGCAAAAGATTTTAAATAA
- a CDS encoding OPT/YSL family transporter: protein MAQESKSVKYATSYKEQLTVRGMIIGVIGVVIVTCSSMFIALKASSLPFPIMFVALVSMFALKALGRTNINEINVTHTAMSAGSMVAGGVAFTIPAIYMLYPNSELGLAKLLVITISGTMLGLIFTSLMRKQFIETSKLPYAMGQAAAEALIVGDEGGKKAHTLFGALGFAAIWTALRDWFMKIPAVLWFGGGSWLNYGSYGGVWLSPMLVSVGYLVGPIFVGVWFFGALIGDVGILIGGQRLGFFDATTAANIKSGLGLGMMVGTGVGVFIKNIFPNFKAIFGSMVSKDSIGDSIVPLRWAPILMALFAALFVIIVDVPVVAAIITIIGVWLATAMSCQTVGMSAINPMEVFGIFVLILAKLCSPGITEVAAICIAAIVAIACGLVGDVMNDFKAGSILKSSPKAQWTGELIGGLVGAVVSVFVIMAIIQAYGPSAFGNPELFPAAQASAVAAMAGGISHVPAFITGLVVAAILYIVGFYPVMTLGLGVYLPFYLSFTAFIGAAIRFILDKVYPQFEREGKGTIIGAGLLGGEAVVGVIIAIIMAVQFIA, encoded by the coding sequence ATGGCTCAAGAATCGAAGAGCGTCAAATATGCCACATCGTATAAGGAACAGCTAACTGTTCGTGGTATGATAATTGGTGTCATCGGCGTAGTCATTGTAACATGTTCATCTATGTTTATAGCATTGAAAGCATCATCGTTACCATTCCCCATTATGTTTGTTGCGCTCGTATCCATGTTTGCATTAAAAGCATTGGGAAGAACCAATATTAATGAAATCAATGTAACACACACCGCAATGTCAGCCGGTTCAATGGTGGCCGGTGGCGTAGCCTTTACCATTCCGGCAATTTATATGCTGTATCCCAATTCGGAATTAGGTTTGGCTAAATTGCTTGTCATCACAATTAGTGGTACTATGCTGGGGCTTATATTTACATCTCTTATGAGAAAACAGTTCATAGAAACATCAAAACTTCCCTATGCCATGGGTCAGGCAGCTGCAGAGGCCCTGATCGTTGGCGACGAAGGAGGGAAAAAGGCACATACACTCTTTGGGGCATTGGGCTTCGCTGCTATTTGGACTGCTCTTCGTGACTGGTTCATGAAGATTCCGGCTGTCCTTTGGTTTGGCGGCGGCAGTTGGCTGAATTATGGTTCCTACGGAGGTGTTTGGCTTTCGCCGATGCTTGTATCTGTTGGCTACCTTGTAGGCCCTATATTTGTGGGTGTATGGTTCTTTGGAGCACTTATCGGTGATGTGGGTATTTTAATCGGCGGTCAGCGGTTAGGTTTTTTTGACGCAACGACAGCAGCAAATATCAAAAGTGGACTGGGACTTGGGATGATGGTAGGAACGGGCGTGGGTGTGTTTATTAAAAACATCTTTCCAAATTTTAAGGCAATCTTTGGGTCTATGGTATCCAAGGATTCCATTGGGGATTCAATTGTCCCCTTGAGATGGGCACCAATCTTGATGGCACTTTTTGCAGCACTTTTTGTAATTATTGTTGACGTTCCGGTTGTTGCTGCAATTATTACAATTATAGGGGTTTGGCTTGCAACTGCCATGTCTTGTCAAACGGTTGGTATGTCCGCCATTAACCCTATGGAAGTGTTTGGTATTTTCGTACTGATTCTTGCAAAGCTTTGTTCTCCCGGAATTACAGAAGTTGCAGCCATTTGTATTGCAGCTATTGTTGCAATTGCCTGCGGTCTTGTGGGCGATGTTATGAACGATTTTAAAGCAGGGAGCATTTTGAAGTCCAGCCCCAAAGCCCAGTGGACAGGAGAATTAATCGGTGGTCTTGTTGGGGCGGTTGTATCCGTATTTGTCATCATGGCTATTATTCAGGCCTATGGTCCTTCTGCTTTTGGCAATCCGGAACTTTTCCCTGCAGCGCAGGCATCTGCTGTAGCAGCTATGGCCGGAGGAATTTCTCATGTACCAGCGTTTATAACTGGACTTGTGGTAGCTGCCATTCTTTATATTGTAGGATTTTATCCTGTTATGACCCTTGGACTTGGCGTTTATCTGCCGTTCTATTTATCCTTTACGGCTTTTATCGGAGCAGCCATCCGCTTCATTCTTGACAAAGTTTATCCCCAGTTTGAAAGGGAAGGAAAAGGTACCATTATTGGTGCAGGGCTTTTGGGTGGCGAAGCGGTGGTAGGTGTTATTATTGCAATTATCATGGCAGTGCAGTTTATTGCGTAA
- a CDS encoding amidohydrolase produces the protein MKFDFSYIDTAFIGGKVITVNDRDEIAEAVGIKRNKIVFVGSNEEILKITTDKTKIIDLKGKTLMPGLIDSHYHPILSGLLGKDLDAPMIDTFYGNCKSLSDMLNMAREAAKLKKPGQWISMMGYEPTLFPEQRHPTIDELDDVAPNNPVHCMHGGGHICMYNSKALEYLDVHSPQDAKKYPENEVEVVEGKLTGMVRGSTHFWLWGKVEYTQEAQAKAAMKAHQHCLENGITSIHDCGECDKPSYHIMQKLCKEGKFKVRSYMMLHSIFGKRYSLMDNEHFLELGLTSGLGDEHFKIGSSKFMIDGGSGGPSCATREPFSHNHNLPRERAWEKKEVAEYIKKINDAECQATAHAIGDLAIEFMVEGYEKAFETNPRPDLRHRIEHCTIVDQDLVNRMAKMNICPSVNVSSIQKMGAKFVDFYGENRNKYICAIRSMLDAGVKCSLHSDTPSYPGGLALLDAAVNRYDRSVGFQCDKTQAVSVLEAIRCATLNGAYSSFEEDIKGSVEVGKLADLIVLTDDILSIPTMSIMNLEVEMTMIDGVIEYQK, from the coding sequence ATGAAGTTTGATTTTTCATATATAGACACGGCTTTTATAGGTGGCAAGGTGATTACTGTAAATGATAGAGATGAAATTGCAGAAGCTGTTGGGATTAAACGAAATAAAATAGTTTTTGTTGGTTCGAATGAGGAAATTTTAAAGATTACAACAGATAAAACAAAAATAATTGATTTGAAGGGCAAGACTTTAATGCCGGGATTGATAGACTCTCATTACCACCCCATTCTCTCCGGTCTTTTAGGAAAGGATTTGGATGCACCCATGATTGATACCTTTTATGGGAATTGCAAATCTCTTTCCGACATGTTGAATATGGCTCGGGAGGCTGCAAAATTAAAAAAGCCGGGACAATGGATTTCCATGATGGGCTATGAGCCTACCCTTTTTCCGGAACAGCGTCATCCTACCATTGATGAATTGGATGACGTAGCACCAAACAACCCTGTGCACTGTATGCATGGGGGAGGACATATCTGCATGTATAACTCCAAAGCATTGGAATATTTAGATGTGCATTCTCCACAGGATGCTAAAAAGTATCCAGAAAATGAAGTGGAAGTAGTCGAAGGAAAATTGACAGGAATGGTTAGGGGAAGTACCCATTTCTGGCTCTGGGGTAAAGTTGAATATACACAAGAAGCTCAGGCAAAGGCGGCAATGAAAGCACATCAACATTGTTTGGAGAACGGTATTACATCTATTCACGACTGTGGAGAATGCGACAAACCGTCGTATCATATTATGCAGAAACTATGCAAAGAGGGTAAGTTTAAAGTCCGTTCCTACATGATGTTACACAGCATTTTTGGTAAAAGATATTCTTTAATGGATAACGAACATTTTCTGGAATTAGGTTTAACCAGTGGTCTTGGAGATGAACACTTTAAGATTGGCAGTTCAAAATTTATGATTGACGGCGGCTCCGGAGGCCCCTCTTGTGCAACGAGAGAGCCTTTTTCCCACAATCACAACCTTCCGAGGGAAAGAGCATGGGAGAAGAAGGAAGTAGCGGAGTATATTAAAAAAATCAACGATGCCGAGTGTCAGGCAACTGCCCATGCCATTGGAGATTTAGCAATTGAATTTATGGTTGAGGGATATGAAAAAGCCTTTGAAACAAATCCCAGACCGGATCTTCGCCATAGGATTGAGCATTGTACCATTGTGGATCAAGACCTAGTAAACCGCATGGCAAAAATGAATATCTGTCCAAGTGTAAATGTATCTTCTATTCAGAAGATGGGAGCAAAATTCGTTGATTTCTATGGTGAGAATCGAAATAAATATATCTGTGCTATACGAAGCATGCTGGATGCCGGAGTAAAATGCTCTTTACATAGTGATACGCCATCGTATCCTGGGGGGCTTGCCCTATTAGATGCTGCTGTAAACCGCTACGATAGGTCAGTGGGATTCCAGTGTGATAAAACCCAGGCTGTATCCGTTCTTGAAGCAATTCGTTGTGCTACGTTAAATGGAGCTTATAGTTCTTTTGAAGAAGATATTAAAGGCAGTGTTGAGGTCGGAAAACTGGCAGATTTGATTGTTCTCACAGATGATATTCTTTCCATCCCAACTATGAGCATTATGAACTTGGAAGTGGAAATGACTATGATTGATGGTGTTATTGAATATCAAAAGTAA
- the panF gene encoding sodium/pantothenate symporter, whose translation MSSYTIILMTVLVLYLLANLGIGLFISKKQAKIDAEAGTGFINNYFIGGRSMGGLVLAMTLIATFTSASSFIGGPGVAYSKGLVWVYLSIIQVPTAFIILGILGKKFAIISRKTNAVTVTDYLKARYKSPAVVIISSIALVLFFIAQMMSQFIGGAVLFQTITGLPYVYGLLLFGAIVILYTTIGGFKAVVTTDTIQGLVMVMGGFIILFTIVKVGGGFEAIVEKLNVVNPTWNDPTVGGTTPKAYVMSFWVLVGIGVLGLPQTAVRGMGFKDTKSLHSAMIYGTIVVGFLMLVMHISGAFAPAILDPSEISSSDYVVPTLVLKYMNPVVAGLFIAAPLSAVMSTVSSLLILASAAIIKDIYLNYIAKEKGNVDKTDAKFEKKIGKMSMITTLFVGVIVFVFTIYPPDLIVWINLFAMGGLECAFLCPILFGLYWKRANATGAVLSSVIGVVSFLLMTTYKVSIFGTTPIVPSIVISIVVFVIGSLIGKKPDEEIMKLFYS comes from the coding sequence ATGAGTTCATATACGATAATTTTAATGACTGTTTTAGTGCTCTATCTCCTTGCAAACTTGGGCATTGGCCTTTTTATCAGCAAAAAACAGGCTAAGATAGATGCTGAAGCTGGGACTGGGTTTATTAATAACTACTTTATTGGTGGAAGGTCTATGGGTGGTCTTGTTCTGGCGATGACGTTGATTGCTACTTTCACAAGTGCCAGTAGTTTTATCGGTGGCCCTGGTGTTGCATATTCCAAAGGACTTGTTTGGGTATACTTATCTATCATTCAGGTTCCCACAGCTTTCATCATTTTAGGAATTTTGGGCAAGAAGTTTGCCATTATTTCAAGAAAGACAAACGCTGTAACGGTGACGGACTATTTAAAAGCAAGATATAAATCACCTGCAGTGGTTATCATTTCTTCCATAGCCCTTGTTTTGTTCTTTATTGCACAGATGATGTCTCAATTTATTGGTGGGGCCGTTTTATTCCAGACAATTACAGGGCTTCCTTATGTGTATGGCTTGCTTCTCTTTGGAGCTATTGTCATCCTTTATACAACCATTGGTGGGTTTAAGGCGGTAGTAACTACGGACACCATACAGGGATTGGTTATGGTAATGGGCGGGTTCATTATTTTGTTCACCATTGTAAAGGTAGGCGGAGGATTTGAAGCGATTGTTGAGAAACTTAACGTTGTGAATCCCACTTGGAATGACCCTACCGTAGGTGGTACAACACCAAAGGCATACGTAATGTCTTTCTGGGTACTTGTTGGTATCGGCGTGTTGGGTCTACCCCAAACTGCCGTAAGAGGCATGGGCTTCAAGGATACAAAATCCCTCCACAGTGCTATGATTTATGGCACCATCGTAGTCGGATTTTTGATGCTGGTTATGCATATCTCAGGGGCATTTGCACCTGCAATTTTAGATCCAAGTGAGATTTCTTCTTCTGACTATGTTGTGCCTACTTTGGTGTTGAAATATATGAATCCAGTTGTGGCGGGCTTATTTATTGCAGCACCTCTATCTGCAGTTATGTCAACAGTATCTTCTCTGTTGATTTTGGCTTCTGCGGCGATTATCAAGGATATTTATTTAAACTACATTGCAAAGGAGAAAGGCAATGTGGATAAGACAGACGCAAAATTTGAAAAGAAAATTGGAAAGATGAGTATGATTACCACATTGTTTGTAGGTGTTATTGTATTCGTATTTACAATTTATCCACCTGATTTAATTGTTTGGATTAATCTTTTCGCTATGGGTGGCCTTGAATGTGCATTCTTATGTCCAATCTTATTTGGATTATATTGGAAGAGAGCAAATGCCACAGGTGCAGTTTTATCCAGTGTTATCGGCGTTGTTTCTTTCTTGCTTATGACTACTTATAAAGTAAGTATTTTTGGTACCACCCCCATTGTACCATCTATTGTGATTTCAATTGTGGTATTTGTTATTGGCAGTTTGATAGGTAAAAAACCAGATGAAGAAATAATGAAATTGTTCTATTCATAA
- a CDS encoding YhdT family protein has product MVPKLTEKERNLQIKKEALISIGLYVAFFLWWYFAGYGLAEASKEYIYIMGLPLWFFLSCVVGYVLFSIAVIVVVKLFFKDFSLDEVADEDKGEEDEG; this is encoded by the coding sequence ATGGTGCCGAAACTGACGGAAAAGGAGAGAAATCTTCAGATTAAAAAGGAAGCTCTTATTTCCATTGGTCTTTATGTTGCTTTCTTTTTATGGTGGTATTTTGCTGGCTATGGTTTGGCAGAAGCTTCCAAAGAGTATATTTATATTATGGGATTACCCCTTTGGTTCTTCCTAAGCTGCGTTGTGGGCTATGTATTATTCAGTATTGCTGTAATTGTTGTTGTCAAGCTGTTTTTCAAAGACTTTAGTCTTGATGAAGTAGCGGATGAGGACAAAGGAGAGGAGGATGAAGGATGA
- a CDS encoding ketopantoate reductase family protein: MKIAIIGAGAMGCLYGAKLSTVPGNQVYLLDIWKEHVNAINNDGLHMEENGALLCYNHLTAATDAVAVGIVDLAIIFVKSTLTEQAVEANKAVFGGNTIAITLQNGVGNIESIGSLIGAENVMAGTTAHGATMLGPGKIRHAGVGKTMIGELSGVRSKRINEIAEVFSAAGLEVEVSENVLGLVWDKLLVNVGINALTGITKLTNGEILAHPEIEGILEEAVKEGIAVANAKGIVLGFTDPVAHTKEVCKATAANKSSMLQDVLHHKRTEIDMINGAIVREGKSTGLATPVNQVLCALIHYFERKE, translated from the coding sequence ATGAAAATTGCGATCATTGGTGCAGGAGCAATGGGATGCCTTTATGGGGCTAAATTATCTACAGTGCCTGGCAACCAAGTCTATCTCCTTGACATTTGGAAAGAGCATGTAAACGCCATTAACAATGATGGTCTTCATATGGAAGAAAACGGTGCGTTGTTGTGTTATAATCATTTGACAGCTGCCACAGATGCCGTGGCGGTTGGCATTGTTGACTTGGCAATTATATTCGTGAAATCCACGTTGACGGAGCAGGCTGTAGAAGCGAATAAAGCTGTCTTTGGGGGTAATACAATCGCAATTACCTTGCAAAATGGGGTAGGCAACATCGAAAGTATCGGTTCCTTGATTGGGGCAGAAAATGTAATGGCGGGAACCACCGCTCACGGTGCTACCATGTTGGGACCTGGAAAGATACGCCATGCGGGCGTAGGAAAAACAATGATTGGCGAGCTTTCCGGAGTAAGAAGCAAAAGAATAAATGAGATCGCAGAAGTTTTTTCTGCAGCAGGATTGGAAGTTGAAGTTTCGGAAAACGTATTGGGGCTTGTGTGGGATAAACTTCTTGTAAATGTGGGTATTAATGCATTAACGGGAATTACGAAGCTGACAAACGGAGAAATACTTGCGCATCCTGAAATCGAAGGAATATTGGAAGAGGCTGTGAAGGAAGGTATTGCGGTTGCAAATGCCAAGGGAATTGTTTTAGGGTTTACAGATCCTGTGGCACATACCAAGGAGGTTTGCAAAGCGACGGCAGCCAATAAATCATCTATGCTTCAGGATGTGTTGCATCATAAGCGAACAGAAATTGATATGATTAATGGTGCAATTGTGAGAGAAGGCAAAAGCACAGGCCTTGCCACCCCAGTAAACCAAGTGCTTTGTGCTCTAATTCATTATTTCGAAAGAAAGGAGTAA
- the panB gene encoding 3-methyl-2-oxobutanoate hydroxymethyltransferase, with the protein MAKVKMTVGDFKKFKKEGKRFSFVTAYDYTTATIVDESDCNIILVGDSLGMIMLGYKGTESVTMDDMVHHIRPVVKGAPNTWIIGDMPFGSYITPEIAVANAVRLIKETNCDCVKLEGGVEMLPQIKAIVGAGINVMGHIGLTPQTASSLGGFKVQGGTPESAAKLIKDAIELEKAGCFSIVLECVPSGVGKAVSEAVEIPILGIGAGPHVDCQVLVTQDLLGMYGDFKPKFVKQFAQVRQVMIEGLNEFHKETLEGTFPSPEFSFNKQVDIPKLY; encoded by the coding sequence ATGGCAAAAGTAAAAATGACGGTGGGAGATTTTAAGAAATTTAAAAAGGAGGGAAAGAGATTTAGCTTTGTAACCGCTTATGACTATACAACAGCAACAATTGTTGATGAAAGCGATTGCAATATTATCCTAGTAGGAGATTCTTTAGGTATGATTATGTTGGGTTACAAAGGGACAGAATCTGTAACGATGGATGATATGGTGCATCACATCCGCCCAGTGGTAAAGGGCGCTCCCAATACATGGATTATTGGCGATATGCCCTTTGGGTCCTATATTACACCAGAAATTGCAGTTGCCAATGCTGTCCGCCTCATCAAGGAGACAAATTGTGACTGCGTTAAACTGGAGGGCGGCGTTGAAATGCTTCCGCAGATTAAGGCGATTGTCGGAGCTGGTATCAATGTTATGGGGCACATCGGACTGACACCACAAACAGCCTCTTCGCTGGGGGGATTTAAGGTGCAGGGCGGTACTCCTGAAAGCGCTGCAAAGCTAATTAAGGATGCAATAGAATTAGAAAAAGCTGGATGCTTTTCAATTGTATTGGAATGTGTCCCTTCTGGGGTTGGCAAAGCAGTATCGGAAGCTGTGGAAATCCCAATTCTGGGAATTGGAGCAGGCCCCCATGTTGACTGCCAGGTTCTTGTGACCCAAGATCTTCTTGGCATGTACGGCGATTTTAAACCCAAATTTGTGAAGCAATTCGCACAGGTTAGACAGGTTATGATTGAAGGGCTGAACGAATTTCATAAGGAGACACTGGAGGGAACTTTCCCGTCTCCTGAATTCTCTTTTAATAAACAAGTAGATATTCCAAAATTGTATTAA
- a CDS encoding IclR family transcriptional regulator → MNAVTKRENSVKSILKAFQIIEELDRFGELSIGQLSHALSMDKTTVHRLISTIKEAGYIVQNPYTRKYSNSIKLFTIGSSIIERTGLKEIARPYIEAVAKETKETINLSMHSGNNIVYVDKIESNSAIKVGIKTGTAIPMYCTGMGKAILAFLPEDIQNEIMNNTSFQKRTEKTVASREALIDQLELVRKNGYAKDEEEYVYGLISFAAPIFDYRNNPVAALSISMPKLRYNEAENREYYVSLVKDTAELLSKELGKR, encoded by the coding sequence ATGAATGCTGTTACTAAACGGGAAAATAGTGTCAAGTCCATATTAAAGGCGTTTCAGATTATTGAGGAATTAGATAGATTTGGAGAACTTTCCATTGGGCAGTTAAGCCATGCGCTTTCCATGGATAAAACCACTGTACATCGTTTGATTAGTACCATAAAAGAGGCCGGATATATTGTGCAGAATCCGTATACCAGAAAATATTCAAACAGTATTAAGCTTTTTACCATTGGAAGTAGCATAATCGAAAGAACAGGTTTGAAAGAAATCGCCAGGCCATACATAGAAGCTGTTGCAAAAGAAACGAAGGAGACAATTAATTTAAGTATGCATAGTGGCAATAATATCGTTTATGTTGACAAGATTGAGAGTAATTCTGCCATAAAGGTGGGTATTAAAACCGGAACAGCCATTCCTATGTATTGTACTGGAATGGGGAAGGCGATTCTTGCTTTTCTTCCTGAAGATATTCAGAATGAAATTATGAATAACACAAGTTTTCAAAAGCGTACAGAAAAGACGGTTGCCAGTAGGGAAGCCCTCATTGACCAGTTGGAGCTTGTCAGAAAAAATGGTTATGCCAAAGATGAAGAAGAATATGTCTATGGACTAATTTCTTTTGCTGCACCGATTTTTGATTACAGGAATAACCCTGTTGCTGCCCTCAGCATTTCCATGCCGAAGCTTAGATATAACGAAGCGGAAAACAGGGAGTATTATGTAAGTCTTGTAAAGGATACGGCGGAGCTACTGTCAAAAGAGTTAGGGAAACGCTAG